A single Endomicrobiales bacterium DNA region contains:
- the pssA gene encoding CDP-diacylglycerol--serine O-phosphatidyltransferase, which produces MKKGIYILPNLFTTGNLFCGMLSVLYSTINEYSIASWFILGAMFFDILDGRIARWTKTVSDFGIEYDSMADLISFGVAPAILMYQIVLNIRGNVGVAIALFYVMAVAMRLARYNVRAKEGLCRSDFMGLPSPAAAGVLASFVLSYELFLSEPGSSTITVKTIPLIMQRMPLFFHAIPIVMVIISFLMLSQVRYMAFKGFKLAHPKNIKFLVFIVCGLLLIIAFPQNTIFIIFTLYLLSGLMGYIVRYIRLRRLAHSDFNQKNV; this is translated from the coding sequence ATGAAAAAAGGTATCTATATATTGCCTAATTTATTTACAACAGGTAATTTATTTTGCGGAATGCTCTCTGTGTTATATTCCACAATAAATGAGTATTCAATAGCTTCTTGGTTTATTTTAGGCGCTATGTTTTTTGACATTTTAGATGGTAGAATTGCCCGCTGGACAAAAACTGTCAGTGATTTTGGCATAGAGTACGACTCTATGGCCGACCTTATTTCTTTTGGTGTGGCTCCTGCTATTTTAATGTATCAGATTGTTTTAAATATCAGAGGGAATGTTGGTGTTGCCATAGCCCTTTTTTATGTTATGGCTGTGGCTATGCGACTTGCCAGATACAATGTACGCGCAAAAGAAGGTTTATGTCGCTCAGATTTTATGGGTTTGCCATCTCCGGCGGCTGCAGGTGTGCTTGCTTCTTTTGTTTTAAGTTATGAGTTATTTTTATCAGAACCAGGCAGCAGCACTATAACCGTAAAAACAATTCCGCTAATAATGCAGAGGATGCCGTTATTTTTTCATGCAATACCAATAGTTATGGTTATAATATCGTTTTTAATGCTCTCGCAGGTGCGTTATATGGCATTTAAAGGTTTCAAATTGGCACACCCTAAAAATATAAAATTTCTAGTTTTTATTGTATGTGGTTTATTGTTAATTATTGCATTTCCGCAAAACACAATTTTTATTATATTCACCCTATATTTGCTCTCAGGGCTTATGGGGTATATAGTCAGGTACATCCGACTTAGGCGTTTGGCACACTCCGATTTTAATCAAAAAAATGTCTAA
- a CDS encoding flagellar motor protein MotB yields MKFWQYQRSSEYTHKTNSLWMIIYTDMVSSLMIFFLMCYCLTWLTPADRAIAAASFSESFAGKKGAVKEVMGNIDRELERERQLEERIRQEFKNVVITPGKIQIILPSPVLFDSGSAVLKDSTKAPLHQIAEIIRSIPSSVIVEGHTDNVPIKSAEYDSNWELSSARSFSIIRYLSDEEHLDPALLSALGYGEFRPVAPNDTNENRAKNRRIEINILKNK; encoded by the coding sequence ATGAAGTTCTGGCAATACCAACGGAGTAGTGAATATACTCACAAGACCAATTCCTTGTGGATGATCATTTATACAGATATGGTCAGTAGCTTGATGATTTTTTTCCTTATGTGTTACTGTCTTACCTGGCTTACGCCTGCCGACCGTGCAATCGCCGCCGCTTCTTTCTCTGAATCATTTGCCGGAAAGAAAGGCGCTGTCAAGGAAGTGATGGGGAATATTGATAGAGAATTGGAAAGAGAGCGACAACTTGAGGAGAGAATACGCCAGGAATTCAAGAATGTGGTAATAACCCCGGGGAAAATACAAATTATCCTGCCGAGCCCTGTACTTTTTGATTCAGGCTCAGCAGTTCTTAAGGACTCAACGAAAGCCCCATTGCATCAGATAGCCGAAATAATCCGCAGTATCCCCAGCAGTGTTATTGTTGAAGGCCATACCGATAATGTCCCTATTAAATCTGCAGAATATGATTCAAACTGGGAACTTTCCTCAGCACGTTCGTTTAGCATTATCCGTTACCTCAGCGACGAAGAGCATCTTGATCCTGCTCTCCTGTCTGCACTGGGGTACGGCGAGTTCCGTCCTGTGGCTCCCAATGATACTAATGAAAACCGCGCAAAAAACAGAAGAATAGAAATAAATATACTTAAAAATAAATGA
- a CDS encoding aspartate-semialdehyde dehydrogenase yields the protein MKKYRVAIVGATGAVGEEMLKMLESRAFPIQSLKLLASERSVGKTLKYKGKEVAVEKLTPESAKNLDLALFSAGAAISKEFAPIFAANGCFVVDNSSAWRMDKEVPLVVPEVNPHDLSKDKKIIANPNCSTIQMVIALKPLHDAAKIKRVIVSTYQSVSGAGAKGIYELETQNRAWAKNEPIPQASKFQYQIAFNLIPQIDVFTENGYTKEEMKMANETRKIMGDNSIAISATCVRVPVVRSHSETVWIETEKKLTVKQATELLSKADGIEVIDDVANKKYPMPLYAQNKQLTYVGRIREDISTTNGLTMWIVSDNLLKGAALNAVQIGEELISQGII from the coding sequence ATGAAAAAGTATAGAGTTGCAATTGTTGGCGCAACAGGAGCCGTTGGCGAAGAAATGCTTAAAATGCTGGAAAGCAGAGCATTTCCGATACAATCGCTTAAACTTCTCGCCTCCGAGCGCTCTGTTGGCAAAACACTTAAGTATAAAGGCAAAGAAGTTGCAGTAGAAAAGTTAACTCCTGAGTCGGCAAAAAACCTTGACCTTGCGCTATTTAGTGCCGGGGCAGCCATTTCAAAAGAGTTTGCGCCCATATTTGCCGCAAACGGTTGTTTTGTTGTAGATAATTCAAGTGCATGGCGAATGGACAAAGAAGTTCCACTTGTTGTGCCTGAGGTAAACCCGCATGATCTTTCAAAAGATAAAAAAATAATTGCAAACCCAAACTGTTCTACAATACAAATGGTAATTGCGTTAAAACCGCTGCACGATGCCGCAAAAATTAAAAGGGTTATTGTTTCAACCTATCAATCGGTTTCGGGTGCTGGAGCCAAAGGTATTTACGAGTTAGAAACTCAAAACCGTGCATGGGCAAAAAATGAGCCAATACCTCAGGCCTCAAAGTTTCAGTATCAAATTGCTTTTAACCTGATACCTCAAATAGATGTTTTTACCGAGAACGGTTACACAAAAGAAGAAATGAAAATGGCGAATGAAACACGCAAAATAATGGGTGATAATAGTATTGCCATCTCTGCCACTTGCGTGCGCGTGCCTGTTGTGCGTAGCCATAGTGAAACTGTTTGGATAGAAACAGAAAAAAAATTAACGGTTAAACAGGCAACCGAGCTTCTTTCAAAGGCAGATGGAATTGAAGTTATTGACGATGTCGCAAACAAAAAATACCCAATGCCACTTTACGCGCAAAATAAACAGTTAACCTATGTTGGCAGAATAAGGGAAGACATCTCTACAACAAATGGCCTGACAATGTGGATTGTTTCTGATAATTTGCTTAAAGGTGCGGCATTAAATGCTGTACAAATTGGTGAAGAGCTTATTAGTCAAGGGATAATTTAA
- the leuC gene encoding 3-isopropylmalate dehydratase large subunit, translating into MLQTITEKILASHCGKKEVKPGEFIEPKVDIALGNDVTSPLAIKEFRQVGAKKVFDKNKVVLVMDHFTPNKDIKSADQVKFVREFAREQKLKHYYEGANVGVEHALLPEQGIVAPGDVVIGADSHTCTYGAIGAFSTGSGSTDLAAAMITGKVWFKVPQSIKFVYTGKLNKWVCGKDLILHTIGKIGVDGALYKAMEFAGPVIEKLQMSDRFSMTNMAIEAGGKSGIIAPDKITLDYVKNRVSKKFKIFSSDSGAKYADIIEIDCSKIYPQVAVPFLPSNAKEARSLNKITLDQVVIGSCTNGRIEDLRIAAKILKGKKAHSNVRLIIIPATPTIYTQALKEGLFEIFMKAGAIISPPTCGPCLGGHMGILGNGERCVATTNRNFVGRMGHTKSEVFLASPAVAASSAIKGKIVDPDQI; encoded by the coding sequence ATGCTGCAAACAATTACAGAAAAAATTCTTGCGAGTCATTGCGGCAAAAAAGAAGTAAAACCGGGCGAGTTTATAGAGCCAAAGGTTGATATTGCACTTGGCAACGATGTAACTTCACCCCTTGCAATAAAAGAGTTCCGTCAAGTTGGCGCAAAAAAAGTTTTTGACAAAAACAAAGTTGTTCTTGTTATGGACCACTTTACGCCAAATAAAGATATTAAAAGTGCCGATCAGGTAAAGTTTGTACGAGAGTTTGCGCGCGAACAAAAACTAAAACATTATTATGAAGGCGCGAATGTTGGTGTTGAACACGCTCTTTTGCCTGAGCAGGGAATTGTAGCGCCGGGCGATGTGGTAATAGGTGCTGACTCTCATACTTGCACTTATGGAGCAATAGGCGCGTTTTCAACGGGTTCAGGTTCAACCGATTTGGCCGCGGCAATGATAACCGGGAAAGTCTGGTTTAAAGTTCCTCAAAGCATAAAATTTGTTTACACCGGCAAATTAAATAAATGGGTTTGCGGCAAAGACCTTATTTTGCATACTATCGGTAAAATAGGTGTAGACGGCGCGCTTTATAAAGCAATGGAGTTTGCAGGGCCAGTAATAGAAAAACTTCAAATGTCCGACAGATTTTCTATGACAAATATGGCAATAGAAGCGGGCGGCAAAAGCGGTATTATCGCCCCAGATAAAATAACTCTTGATTATGTAAAAAACAGAGTTAGCAAGAAATTTAAAATATTTTCAAGCGACTCGGGTGCAAAGTATGCCGATATTATAGAAATTGATTGTTCAAAAATTTATCCTCAGGTTGCTGTGCCATTTTTACCGTCTAACGCGAAAGAAGCTCGCTCGCTAAATAAAATAACATTAGATCAGGTTGTAATTGGTTCTTGCACAAATGGCCGCATAGAAGACCTGCGCATAGCCGCAAAAATTCTTAAAGGCAAAAAAGCGCATTCCAATGTCCGCCTGATAATAATACCAGCAACGCCAACCATATACACACAGGCTCTTAAAGAAGGACTTTTTGAGATCTTTATGAAAGCTGGTGCAATAATATCACCGCCAACATGCGGGCCATGCCTTGGTGGTCATATGGGCATACTTGGTAACGGTGAAAGATGTGTTGCAACAACAAACAGAAACTTTGTTGGAAGAATGGGACATACAAAATCAGAAGTATTTTTGGCAAGCCCGGCTGTTGCGGCATCTAGCGCAATAAAAGGCAAAATAGTAGATCCTGACCAAATATAA
- a CDS encoding 3-isopropylmalate dehydrogenase, which translates to MSKNYKIAVLGGDGTGPEVIAEGIKVAEVAAKKNNFTIDWTKYDLGGERYMRTGEILPESVIAELRKFDAIYLGAIGHPDVKPGILEKGLLLRLRFELDQYINLRPVKLYPNVDTPLKGKTPADIDFVVVRENTEGLYTGVGGFLRKGTAQEVALQESVNSRFGVERCIRYAFEYAKKRNKGNKLTLCGKTNVLTYAFDLWERAFYEVAKEYPTVKTDYAHVDATCMWMVKNPEWFDVIVTDNLFGDIITDLGAMIQGGMGIAAGGNINPQGVSMFEPIGGSAPKYTGKNVINPLAAICAGGMMLEVIGETVAGKSIENAVIKALSTGKIKSLAAGKMGMSTTEMGDFIAQTL; encoded by the coding sequence ATGAGTAAGAATTACAAGATTGCTGTTCTCGGTGGTGATGGCACAGGCCCAGAAGTTATTGCGGAGGGTATTAAAGTTGCGGAAGTAGCGGCTAAAAAAAATAACTTCACAATTGATTGGACAAAATATGATCTTGGCGGCGAACGCTATATGCGCACTGGCGAAATTTTGCCAGAAAGTGTAATAGCCGAGCTTAGAAAATTTGATGCGATATATCTTGGCGCAATTGGGCACCCCGATGTAAAGCCCGGAATATTAGAAAAAGGGTTGTTACTGCGTTTGCGTTTTGAGTTAGACCAATATATTAATTTACGCCCGGTAAAACTTTATCCAAATGTTGATACCCCACTTAAAGGTAAAACACCTGCCGACATTGATTTTGTTGTTGTTCGTGAAAATACCGAAGGCCTTTACACAGGCGTGGGTGGTTTCTTAAGAAAAGGCACCGCGCAAGAAGTTGCTTTGCAAGAATCGGTTAACAGCCGTTTTGGTGTTGAAAGATGCATTCGTTATGCTTTTGAATACGCGAAAAAAAGAAACAAAGGCAACAAACTAACTCTTTGCGGTAAAACAAATGTGCTCACCTATGCTTTTGACCTATGGGAAAGAGCTTTTTATGAAGTTGCAAAAGAGTATCCAACTGTTAAAACCGATTACGCCCATGTTGATGCAACTTGTATGTGGATGGTAAAAAACCCGGAGTGGTTTGATGTTATAGTTACCGATAATTTGTTTGGCGATATTATCACCGACCTTGGCGCTATGATTCAGGGCGGAATGGGTATTGCCGCTGGTGGAAACATTAACCCGCAAGGTGTTTCAATGTTTGAGCCAATAGGTGGTTCAGCACCTAAATATACAGGTAAAAATGTAATTAATCCGCTTGCGGCAATTTGTGCTGGTGGAATGATGTTAGAAGTAATCGGCGAAACAGTCGCCGGAAAGAGTATAGAAAATGCCGTAATCAAAGCGCTTTCAACAGGAAAAATAAAAAGCTTAGCTGCTGGTAAAATGGGTATGTCTACAACTGAAATGGGTGACTTTATTGCGCAAACACTATAA
- a CDS encoding 2-isopropylmalate synthase, which translates to MKTKNNRVIFFDTTLRDGEQSPGASLNTAEKIQIANQLAKLGVDVIEAGFPASSPGDFEAVKLIAQKVSGPIIAGLCRAHQKDIDACWGAVKYAKNPRIHIVIATSDIHIEKKLQKTHEAVLQMAITSVKYAKSLCKDVEFSAEDAVRSNFDYLCKVIESVIDAGATTVNIPDTVGYAMPQEYGTMIKNLIARVKNISKAIVSVHCHNDLGLAVANSLSALSNGARQIECTINGIGERAGNAALEEIVMSLKTRRPFFNLTYGINTREIARTSKLVSTLTGIPVQPNKAIVGENAFAHEAGIHQDGVLKERLTYEIMNPEDVGVNSNTLVLGKHSGRHALAKRLKDMGYTTLKQGELETIFAKFKVLADKKKYVFDDDISALVEEDMVKIPKTYTLEYLHTASGLGVIPTATMRVSKLLGKASGKKNILQEASCGDGPVDAAYKAVEKITGYKLTLTDYAIRAVSAGKDAQGEVNLKVKYNGKSYVGRSASTDIIEASVKAYLQTINKIVAESQNKK; encoded by the coding sequence ATGAAAACGAAAAATAATAGAGTAATATTTTTTGACACAACCTTAAGAGATGGCGAGCAATCGCCAGGAGCAAGTTTAAACACAGCTGAAAAAATACAAATAGCAAACCAGTTGGCAAAATTGGGTGTAGATGTTATTGAGGCCGGTTTTCCAGCATCAAGCCCGGGTGATTTTGAGGCAGTAAAGTTAATTGCTCAAAAAGTTTCTGGGCCTATTATAGCGGGTTTGTGCCGCGCTCACCAGAAAGATATTGATGCTTGCTGGGGTGCCGTAAAATACGCGAAAAACCCAAGGATACATATAGTTATTGCAACTTCCGATATACACATAGAAAAGAAATTACAAAAAACCCATGAAGCTGTTTTGCAAATGGCAATTACCAGTGTTAAGTACGCAAAATCATTGTGCAAAGATGTGGAGTTTTCTGCTGAAGATGCCGTGCGCTCAAACTTTGACTACTTGTGCAAAGTAATTGAAAGTGTAATAGATGCCGGCGCGACCACTGTAAATATTCCAGACACAGTTGGTTACGCAATGCCGCAAGAATACGGGACTATGATTAAAAATTTAATTGCGCGCGTAAAAAATATCAGCAAGGCAATCGTAAGCGTTCATTGCCATAATGATTTGGGCTTAGCTGTTGCAAACTCGCTGTCAGCATTGTCTAATGGTGCACGGCAAATAGAGTGCACAATTAACGGCATAGGCGAACGCGCCGGTAACGCGGCTTTAGAAGAAATTGTAATGTCCTTAAAAACGCGTAGGCCATTTTTTAACTTAACATACGGCATAAACACCCGTGAAATTGCAAGAACAAGCAAATTGGTTTCAACTTTAACCGGAATACCTGTTCAGCCAAATAAAGCAATAGTTGGTGAAAATGCTTTCGCGCACGAGGCTGGTATTCACCAAGATGGTGTGTTAAAAGAAAGGTTAACTTATGAGATAATGAACCCAGAAGATGTTGGCGTAAATTCAAATACATTGGTTTTAGGTAAACACTCAGGCCGCCATGCTTTGGCAAAGCGTTTAAAAGATATGGGATATACAACATTAAAGCAAGGCGAGTTAGAAACAATATTTGCAAAGTTTAAAGTTTTGGCAGATAAAAAGAAATATGTATTTGACGATGATATAAGCGCGCTTGTTGAAGAAGATATGGTAAAAATTCCAAAAACATATACTTTAGAGTATTTGCACACGGCTTCAGGTTTAGGTGTAATACCAACCGCGACTATGCGTGTTTCAAAGTTATTAGGCAAGGCATCTGGCAAAAAAAATATACTGCAAGAAGCGTCTTGTGGTGATGGCCCGGTTGATGCGGCATACAAAGCAGTTGAAAAAATTACCGGCTACAAACTCACTTTAACAGATTATGCCATTAGAGCAGTTTCTGCAGGCAAAGATGCCCAAGGTGAAGTTAACTTAAAAGTAAAATACAATGGCAAAAGCTATGTTGGCAGAAGTGCCTCTACCGATATTATAGAGGCAAGTGTTAAGGCATATTTACAGACCATAAATAAGATTGTCGCAGAATCGCAAAATAAAAAATAA
- a CDS encoding flagellar motor protein MotB, which produces MKKSIFELFTKKKIKKIDTSDLWIVPYADFMSVLMILFLLLFAFAYASREDKKYSQVISSLQIEMGGKISESLKNELEERQKSDQTEMQLNEIIEKQNLSKYVTVHKNLERIKLTLNVPILFEEGKCELHGEFKGILHGIAMILKGINNDIVIEGHTDNIPLHGVGKMRSNWELSQSRALEVIRFFINNEGIPPQRFAAAGYGEYHPLFSNDSNEHRSYNRRIEINIVSNMSKV; this is translated from the coding sequence ATGAAAAAATCCATTTTTGAACTCTTTACCAAAAAAAAAATAAAAAAGATTGACACGAGTGACCTCTGGATAGTTCCTTATGCTGATTTCATGAGTGTGCTGATGATTCTTTTTCTTCTATTGTTTGCTTTTGCCTATGCCTCGCGTGAAGATAAAAAATACTCTCAGGTTATTTCCTCCCTACAGATTGAAATGGGTGGTAAGATTTCCGAATCGCTGAAAAATGAGCTTGAGGAAAGGCAAAAATCTGACCAAACCGAGATGCAACTCAATGAGATCATTGAGAAACAGAATCTCAGCAAGTATGTTACTGTACACAAAAATTTGGAAAGAATAAAACTTACTCTGAATGTGCCGATACTTTTTGAAGAGGGAAAATGTGAATTACACGGAGAATTCAAGGGCATCCTTCATGGGATAGCGATGATATTAAAAGGAATCAACAACGATATTGTCATAGAGGGGCATACCGATAATATCCCTCTTCACGGCGTTGGCAAAATGCGGTCCAACTGGGAATTGTCTCAGAGCAGAGCATTGGAGGTCATCCGTTTTTTTATTAATAACGAAGGTATACCGCCGCAGCGTTTCGCCGCTGCAGGGTATGGGGAATATCACCCTCTTTTTTCCAATGACAGCAATGAACACCGTAGCTACAATAGACGCATTGAGATTAATATTGTAAGTAATATGTCAAAAGTATAA
- the leuD gene encoding 3-isopropylmalate dehydratase small subunit — MVLKGKAHKYGSNVNTDEIIPARYLNTSEYKELAEHCMEDIDNDFIKNMNPGDFIVAENNFGCGSSREHAPISIKVAGVSAVIATSFARIFFRNAINIGLPILECEEAAKDISKGDELEVNLASGEIKNITKKCVYQAEPFPAFMQQIIKKGGLLKYLKNKK; from the coding sequence ATGGTATTAAAAGGCAAAGCGCACAAATATGGTTCAAATGTTAACACCGACGAAATAATACCGGCACGCTACTTAAATACATCTGAATACAAAGAACTTGCGGAACACTGTATGGAAGATATAGATAATGACTTTATTAAAAATATGAATCCGGGCGATTTTATTGTTGCCGAGAATAATTTTGGTTGTGGCTCATCTCGTGAGCATGCGCCAATATCTATTAAAGTTGCAGGTGTATCAGCTGTAATTGCAACTTCATTTGCAAGAATATTTTTTAGAAATGCCATAAACATTGGTTTACCGATTCTTGAGTGTGAGGAAGCCGCAAAGGATATTTCAAAAGGTGATGAATTAGAGGTTAATTTAGCAAGTGGTGAAATAAAAAACATAACAAAAAAATGCGTTTATCAAGCAGAGCCGTTTCCTGCATTTATGCAACAGATAATTAAAAAAGGCGGCCTGTTGAAATATTTGAAGAATAAAAAATAA
- a CDS encoding phosphatidylserine decarboxylase, with product MAKEGIPFVVISFLLGLVFLALSYFGFLFYIFAILSFVFGSFSVFFFRDPTRQVSDLKSFIISPADGKVMEITSERGLTVVRIFLSVFNVHLQRSPVSGEIVSVEYKKGKFLPAMDKMAHSENEQNIVIIKNTNGFFEVKQIAGIIARRIICYVRPGQIISVGDKIGLIKFGSQVDIYMPNLASIKVQVGDKVVGAKTIIGEIAQ from the coding sequence ATGGCAAAAGAAGGTATTCCATTTGTAGTTATTTCATTTTTGCTCGGCCTTGTTTTTTTGGCTTTGAGCTACTTCGGTTTTTTATTTTATATTTTTGCTATTTTGTCATTTGTTTTTGGTTCTTTTAGTGTTTTCTTTTTTCGAGACCCAACTCGTCAAGTTTCAGACCTAAAAAGCTTTATAATCTCGCCAGCAGATGGTAAAGTTATGGAAATAACCTCTGAACGCGGTCTGACCGTTGTGCGAATTTTCTTGTCGGTTTTCAATGTGCACTTACAGCGCTCGCCGGTGTCAGGGGAAATTGTAAGTGTAGAATATAAAAAAGGCAAATTTTTGCCAGCTATGGATAAAATGGCCCATAGCGAAAATGAGCAAAATATTGTAATTATAAAAAACACAAACGGTTTTTTTGAAGTTAAGCAAATTGCCGGTATTATAGCGCGTAGAATTATTTGCTATGTTAGGCCCGGTCAAATAATTAGTGTTGGTGATAAAATTGGTTTAATTAAGTTTGGTTCGCAAGTAGATATATATATGCCAAATTTGGCGAGTATAAAGGTGCAGGTTGGGGATAAAGTTGTTGGTGCAAAAACAATTATAGGTGAAATTGCGCAATGA